One genomic segment of Pongo pygmaeus isolate AG05252 chromosome 19, NHGRI_mPonPyg2-v2.0_pri, whole genome shotgun sequence includes these proteins:
- the LOC129017629 gene encoding LOW QUALITY PROTEIN: putative uncharacterized protein encoded by LINC00482 (The sequence of the model RefSeq protein was modified relative to this genomic sequence to represent the inferred CDS: inserted 2 bases in 1 codon; substituted 1 base at 1 genomic stop codon): MTSSPDNLYMTAAKTLAPILRFGDSALTPPDEFGSVPLFHPRRPRPRSLKLARLCSLLPRPPAVSHTQPRYRAAHPTTSPTEASRDVHPASGAPPGSWLVEGTAVREGPQLQDGATPRRPTRPSKALWPAQMSAAPEMRLRQTVPGDARGLWGPXGTLLTWTYCGGQGGRWTRRVEGPREGTFAEQWPHFQSSGAQQESPLAMGPPPLGLGDAVGEGRGQTGQEKRGAXACKCPRKGPSPGPWTRAAAWWGRQEEAKASAKGEQVRDPGGHLWELGHASPCARFNQGHSCGSRQVSHITWVS; the protein is encoded by the exons CTCTCACACCCCCTGACGAATTTGGTTCTGTTCCTTTATTCCACCCCCGCCGCCCTAGACCGAGATCCCTGAAGCTGGCCCGGCTCTGTTCACTGCTCCCCCGACCTCCTGCTGTTTCCCACACGCAGCCACGGTACAGGGCAGCTCATCCAACCACCTCCCCAACCGAAGCCTCCAGGGATGTACACCCTGCCTCAGGGGCTCCGCCTGGGTCCTGGCTGGTGGAGGGCACAGCCGTCAGGGAAGGCCCTCAGCTGCAGGATGGGGCCACGCCACGGAGACCAACCAGGCCCTCTAAGGCACTGTGGCCGGCCCAGATGTCAGCAGCTCCAGAAATGAGGCTGAGACAGACGGTGCCTGGTGATGCAAGGGGACTGTGGGGGCCATAGGGGACCCTGCTCACCTGGACCTACTgtggaggccagggagggagaTGGACTCGAAGGGTGGAAGGGCCCAGAGAAGGCACGTTTGCAGAGCAGTGGCCGCATTTCCAGAGCTCGGGAGCCCAACAGGAATCCCCTCTGGCCATGGGACCACCGCCCTTGGGGCTGGGGGATGCTGTAGGGGAAGGCAGAGGGCAGACAGGCCAGGAAAAGCGAGGTGC TGCCTGCAAGTGCCCAAGAAAGGGACCAAGCCCGGGCCCCTGGACCAGAGCGGCCGCCTGGTGGGGCAGGCAGGAAGAGGCCAAGGCCAGCGCCAAGGGCGAGCAGGTAAGGGACCCTGGTGGGCATCTGTGGGAACTAGGCCACGCTTCTCCCTGCGCACGCTTTAATCAAGGACATTCCTGTGGTTCTCGACAAGTGTCGCACATTACATGGGTGTCGTGA